From Haloglomus litoreum, the proteins below share one genomic window:
- a CDS encoding helicase-related protein, with translation MLSLDPLVDNTDAKLEDVYKKIIPECEEVRIATGYFYLSGFNLIKDDLDNLIDPDEIDHAPFRVLMGRQTNRATAEEIEEGQSLREQFRSELQADIQELNNAQLERLERLRDFIANGLVDIRVRAPEQGYFHAKGASFRAVPDEEDTRDDDIDRRPVATVVGSSNFSYSGQRNNIELNLTSQDRTHAREFENWYDNQWANAEEFSEEIVQVIESSDKYQQWQEQQEDEDETGEEGIDLGTYIEPFELYKLLAYDELSGNVGTRDSPLYYFQTLGYESAKEKLSRYDGCIISDSVGLGKSFIGSELLHDYRQRGDRCLLIVPANLTSQWRELLQDATDEDGNPYFGLDVDGTHLDVMSISKFQNLSYEAVQELDDDFDVVLIDEAHRFRNSGKWRPNPDDEDDYKGTRRHANLRLLREQTMIMLTATPINNSATDLKNLIGLFTSAEELMNKASLDFTAFDNYIEKSEQRKRVAAGKEEISEEEEQELTEQLQQHSQEISEILNEVMVLRTRKHVKETIRDDEDFEMSFKPPKLHKEEYSLPAAYQPIYRMLPDVMDALHLPHITVKNPQAGGTLKALYKLNLLKRLESSTYAFVQSIQTLHESERALLGFLDGLPEDEGIDVLRSVQDDGAAATLDDFVEGEDAAADLEETLEEFGFDTEALRADGGDADEQHELADATIGEVKRYVREDLTLIGYFLSRFIGRVAEDAGAVADAEVELEQWLADNGAAVLPDVPEDEPNPRLYPGYELEDADTATLDFYEAVFALREFRDPKIDRLTEVLNGHEQKVLVFTQYRATADYVHRTLIDDPDSPLTEANSAVVKGGDENKQDIIRRFAPEASGYQQTLAESGESELEYVVATDTLSEGVNLQDIGVVVNYDLPWNPMRIVQRVGRIDRIGSTADKFVHNFYPDGDIEAAIKLLERLQAKIDDIALIVGKENNILDPNEDAVLERAGVETQKTIGELEVEEIERSLRESREVDDYNELDDTSKNPLLRNAGSDESAAFERYLLKQELNDDYGLDADDFEFAEDYFGDAPGEREFLYTNAIDHESGPRPGVFGLAHLWFENEASGEPEPAPLGRVRRAFYYKPFAGEVKERPVRHLGIEAETDGEPVSGNTDSVLSNREAIEEHLNARLERIREGQVGAAFKQGEQLSKEQETVLDFISHYLVPNHGDETAPIDDHATLEEWADALHERLNGVKLANTDEDRILRETFRHHPDYESFTEWPPEEFLAELDVFLEENIEASPEYQDTLVGESAVQACLVCWGVVGR, from the coding sequence ATGCTCTCCCTGGACCCGCTCGTCGATAATACGGACGCGAAGCTCGAGGATGTCTACAAGAAGATCATCCCCGAGTGCGAAGAGGTCCGAATCGCGACCGGCTACTTCTACCTCTCCGGCTTCAATCTCATCAAGGACGATCTCGATAATCTGATCGACCCGGACGAAATCGACCATGCACCGTTCCGGGTGCTGATGGGCCGGCAGACGAATCGAGCCACAGCCGAGGAAATCGAGGAGGGACAGAGTCTCCGCGAGCAGTTCCGCTCCGAGTTGCAAGCGGACATTCAGGAGCTGAACAACGCACAACTGGAGCGTCTAGAGCGACTCCGTGATTTCATCGCGAACGGACTGGTCGACATCCGCGTTCGCGCTCCCGAGCAGGGCTACTTCCACGCGAAGGGGGCCTCCTTCCGGGCTGTTCCCGACGAGGAGGACACGCGAGACGACGATATCGACCGGCGACCGGTTGCGACGGTGGTCGGGTCGTCGAACTTCTCGTACAGCGGCCAGCGAAACAACATCGAACTCAACCTGACCAGCCAGGACCGCACCCACGCACGCGAGTTCGAGAACTGGTACGACAACCAGTGGGCTAACGCCGAAGAGTTCAGCGAGGAGATCGTCCAGGTCATCGAGAGCAGCGACAAGTACCAGCAGTGGCAGGAACAGCAGGAGGACGAAGACGAGACCGGTGAGGAAGGAATCGACCTCGGTACGTACATCGAGCCGTTCGAGCTGTACAAACTTCTCGCGTACGACGAACTGAGCGGCAACGTCGGGACCCGCGACAGCCCGCTCTACTACTTCCAGACACTCGGCTACGAGAGCGCCAAGGAGAAACTCTCCAGATACGACGGCTGCATCATCTCCGACTCGGTCGGCCTCGGCAAGTCGTTCATCGGGAGCGAGTTGCTCCACGACTATCGCCAGCGGGGCGACCGCTGCCTGCTCATCGTCCCCGCGAACCTGACGAGCCAGTGGCGGGAACTCCTACAGGACGCTACCGACGAGGACGGCAACCCGTACTTCGGCCTCGACGTCGACGGTACCCACCTCGACGTGATGAGCATCAGCAAGTTCCAGAACCTCTCGTACGAGGCGGTGCAGGAACTCGACGACGACTTCGACGTGGTGCTCATCGACGAGGCCCATCGCTTCCGCAACTCCGGCAAGTGGCGGCCGAATCCGGACGACGAGGATGACTACAAGGGGACGCGTCGCCACGCCAACCTTCGGCTCCTCCGCGAGCAGACGATGATCATGCTGACGGCGACGCCGATCAACAACTCCGCGACCGACCTCAAGAACCTCATCGGGCTGTTCACGAGCGCGGAGGAGTTGATGAACAAGGCGTCGCTGGACTTCACCGCCTTCGACAACTACATCGAGAAGTCCGAACAGCGCAAGCGTGTCGCCGCTGGCAAGGAGGAGATCTCCGAGGAGGAAGAGCAGGAACTGACCGAGCAGCTCCAGCAGCACTCACAGGAGATCTCGGAGATCCTGAACGAGGTGATGGTGCTGCGGACACGCAAACACGTCAAGGAGACCATCCGGGATGACGAGGACTTCGAGATGAGCTTCAAGCCGCCGAAGCTCCACAAGGAGGAGTACAGCCTCCCGGCGGCCTACCAGCCCATCTACCGGATGCTCCCCGACGTGATGGACGCCCTCCATCTCCCCCACATCACGGTCAAGAACCCGCAGGCCGGTGGAACACTGAAAGCCCTGTACAAGCTGAATCTCCTGAAGCGGCTGGAGTCGTCCACATACGCATTCGTCCAGTCAATCCAGACGCTCCACGAGAGCGAGCGGGCGCTACTGGGCTTCCTCGACGGGCTCCCGGAAGACGAAGGAATCGACGTGCTCCGGTCCGTCCAGGACGACGGAGCCGCCGCAACGCTGGATGACTTCGTAGAAGGAGAAGACGCGGCCGCGGACCTGGAGGAGACACTCGAGGAGTTCGGCTTCGACACCGAGGCCCTCCGTGCGGATGGCGGCGATGCAGACGAACAACACGAACTCGCCGACGCGACCATCGGCGAGGTGAAGCGATACGTCCGTGAGGACCTCACCCTCATCGGGTACTTCCTCTCACGATTCATCGGCCGGGTTGCCGAGGACGCCGGCGCCGTGGCCGACGCCGAAGTCGAACTGGAGCAGTGGCTCGCCGACAACGGCGCCGCAGTCCTCCCGGACGTGCCCGAGGACGAACCGAATCCGCGGCTCTACCCGGGCTACGAACTGGAGGATGCCGACACGGCCACGCTGGACTTCTACGAGGCCGTGTTCGCCCTCCGGGAGTTCCGCGACCCGAAGATCGACCGGCTGACCGAGGTGCTGAACGGCCACGAGCAGAAGGTGCTCGTCTTCACGCAGTACCGCGCGACCGCCGACTACGTCCACCGGACGCTCATCGACGACCCCGACTCGCCCCTGACCGAGGCCAACAGCGCGGTGGTGAAAGGCGGCGACGAGAACAAGCAGGACATCATCCGGCGGTTTGCACCGGAGGCATCCGGCTACCAGCAGACACTCGCCGAAAGCGGCGAGTCTGAACTCGAGTACGTCGTCGCGACGGACACGCTCAGCGAGGGAGTCAACCTGCAGGACATCGGCGTGGTCGTCAACTACGACCTCCCGTGGAACCCGATGCGCATCGTCCAGCGGGTCGGGCGCATCGACCGCATCGGGTCGACTGCCGACAAGTTCGTCCACAACTTCTACCCCGACGGCGACATCGAGGCCGCAATCAAGCTGCTGGAGCGCCTGCAGGCGAAGATCGACGACATCGCGCTCATCGTCGGCAAGGAGAACAACATCCTCGACCCGAACGAGGACGCCGTGCTGGAGCGGGCCGGCGTCGAGACGCAGAAGACCATCGGCGAGTTGGAGGTCGAAGAGATTGAGCGGTCGCTCCGTGAATCCCGTGAGGTCGACGACTACAACGAACTGGACGATACCTCGAAGAACCCGCTGCTGCGGAACGCCGGCAGCGACGAGAGTGCCGCTTTCGAGCGGTACCTGCTCAAGCAAGAGTTGAACGACGACTACGGGCTCGACGCCGACGACTTCGAGTTCGCCGAGGATTACTTCGGGGACGCTCCAGGCGAGCGCGAGTTCCTGTACACGAACGCCATCGACCACGAAAGTGGACCGCGACCGGGCGTGTTCGGGCTGGCGCATCTCTGGTTCGAGAACGAGGCGAGCGGCGAGCCCGAACCTGCACCACTGGGACGCGTCCGCCGGGCGTTCTACTACAAGCCGTTCGCTGGCGAGGTGAAGGAGCGCCCGGTTCGGCACCTGGGCATCGAAGCGGAGACGGATGGGGAGCCGGTTTCAGGGAATACCGACTCGGTACTATCGAACCGAGAGGCAATCGAGGAGCACCTCAATGCCCGACTGGAGCGTATCCGGGAGGGACAGGTCGGGGCCGCGTTCAAGCAGGGTGAGCAGCTCTCGAAGGAGCAAGAGACGGTTCTGGACTTCATCAGCCACTATCTCGTGCCGAATCACGGCGACGAGACCGCACCTATCGACGACCACGCGACGCTCGAAGAGTGGGCCGACGCACTTCACGAACGGCTGAACGGTGTCAAGCTGGCCAACACGGATGAGGATCGCATCCTCCGGGAAACGTTCCGCCACCATCCGGACTACGAGTCGTTCACGGAGTGGCCGCCCGAGGAGTTCCTCGCCGAGTTGGACGTGTTCCTCGAGGAGAACATCGAGGCATCGCCCGAGTATCAGGACACACTCGTCGGTGAGAGTGCCGTACAGGCGTGCTTGGTGTGTTGGGGAGTCGTGGGGCGATAA
- a CDS encoding HTH domain-containing protein, with amino-acid sequence MMPETEPRDNHSSVNDDERLLNVLRESKEETLTTQEITEKLSVGERAVQKRLKRLKNENRVEIDTDGKPIHWRLGEDEPRKPVYHPRISKAKRRANIVASIGQAALILAIAMLGAAGFVISLNIFSRGNDIPLPVFQDVGIAVIGTYVGVGGAVFFGLAGLAIAFGVIYPRVIAWNVYRTTVNQE; translated from the coding sequence ATGATGCCCGAAACAGAGCCACGAGATAATCATTCGTCGGTAAACGACGACGAACGACTGCTGAATGTACTTCGGGAATCCAAGGAGGAGACGCTCACAACTCAGGAGATCACAGAAAAGCTCTCTGTGGGGGAGAGAGCAGTACAGAAGCGTCTCAAGCGACTGAAAAATGAAAACCGGGTTGAGATTGATACCGATGGTAAGCCAATCCACTGGCGGCTGGGCGAAGATGAGCCGAGGAAACCGGTCTACCATCCCCGGATCTCCAAGGCGAAACGACGGGCAAACATTGTCGCCAGCATCGGTCAAGCTGCCCTCATCCTCGCCATAGCGATGCTGGGTGCCGCGGGGTTCGTAATTTCGCTGAATATATTCTCACGCGGTAATGATATTCCCCTCCCAGTCTTCCAAGATGTCGGCATCGCCGTCATCGGAACTTACGTTGGCGTCGGTGGTGCGGTATTTTTCGGGTTAGCGGGGCTTGCGATCGCATTCGGGGTCATCTACCCACGCGTGATTGCATGGAATGTGTACCGTACGACAGTGAATCAGGAATAG
- a CDS encoding nucleotidyltransferase, with the protein MSIPESQFDNWHGTGADAGSATARKRIVNALEMDRSPIDDDAQVVTFLQGSYKNDTHTYGSSDVDIVVKLESTWLPETSNLDSEDQARYDNNTSNPSYTYSEFRKDVFNTLKTRFNSPSSKPVKWDGKAIEITDGALPVDVDVVPCRDYRVYYSYPENGEPDIDHGMAFRPRYGTEQVINFPKIHYQNGTEKHSNYKETVRIFKNARDYYNEYWKSVFSIDAPSYFIECLICNVPARILRRSSRSNRFVEILDHLQSDCNDLTTFDQVSKMEKLFGDSNTQWEISEAETMLKRLRSMWDNWYDQKQGADFRLAQS; encoded by the coding sequence ATGAGCATTCCGGAGTCTCAGTTCGACAACTGGCACGGCACTGGAGCCGATGCTGGGTCGGCGACAGCCCGGAAGCGGATCGTCAACGCCCTTGAGATGGATCGCTCCCCAATCGACGACGACGCGCAGGTGGTCACGTTCCTACAGGGCTCCTACAAGAACGATACCCACACGTACGGTTCCAGTGACGTGGATATCGTCGTCAAGCTCGAATCGACGTGGCTTCCGGAGACTTCCAATCTCGACTCAGAAGATCAGGCGCGTTACGACAACAACACGTCAAACCCGAGCTATACGTACAGCGAGTTCAGAAAGGATGTCTTCAATACGTTGAAGACTCGTTTCAACAGCCCCTCGTCGAAGCCAGTAAAATGGGACGGGAAGGCCATCGAAATTACTGACGGGGCGCTTCCGGTCGACGTGGACGTGGTTCCGTGTCGCGACTATCGGGTCTATTACTCCTACCCGGAGAACGGTGAACCCGACATTGATCACGGGATGGCGTTCCGGCCTCGGTATGGAACCGAGCAAGTCATCAACTTCCCCAAGATCCACTACCAGAACGGTACTGAGAAGCACTCGAATTACAAGGAGACAGTCCGGATTTTCAAGAACGCGAGGGACTACTACAACGAGTACTGGAAGTCGGTGTTCTCCATCGATGCCCCGTCGTACTTCATTGAGTGTCTCATCTGCAACGTGCCCGCACGTATCCTCAGACGGTCGAGTCGGAGCAATCGCTTCGTGGAGATACTTGACCACCTCCAGAGCGACTGCAACGACCTGACCACGTTCGATCAGGTATCCAAGATGGAGAAGCTCTTCGGCGACAGCAACACGCAGTGGGAAATCAGCGAGGCGGAAACGATGCTCAAGCGACTCCGGTCGATGTGGGACAACTGGTACGACCAGAAGCAGGGGGCCGATTTCCGACTGGCTCAATCATGA
- a CDS encoding Eco57I restriction-modification methylase domain-containing protein has product MTLQQITAEDIAGWDSLDDIASSFEKRGLKPRPKLGDENELVLQLTDDEFIVLVEAGAGESATDFKPDNRNRRTNLVATNDYEEFTFLTRIRSWEGQQHGRIKHQKLSFTKAQMTSERGEKNTVLQKLNSIEYGSVEAIQDSLYDTKQVVKEFYQQFEALRTDLVQEVAGIPDDRGDAKQRYVQVILDRMIFLYFIQEKRLLDRDTNYLHEKHEAIVDDEGDVYAEFYHPLFFEMLAEGKQDPDFGSLPYLNGGLFSTNPVEEEFEDARLGGSPERTNELFGDILDFLSDWNWNVDERLDIVDPKNLSPAILGHIFEQTVNQKEMGAYYTPEEITGFMARRTIHPYLLDQLNEAVDAEYDGVDDVFGFSSIKSREGAEALADGGSVTAQAPIENVETKHVEALYHDILTEARILDPAVGSGAFLLAAQEVLLDIYMQCIEYFQQLDAEGRGWELENRTREELESIGERQGGTTLYAKRSIILNNLYGVDIDEGAVEICKLRLWLSMVADIEDEPTEVEPLPNIDFNIRQGNSLIGHVDTSVVQNEGGNTDLSSWGRKIRFENIEKAIRNHKQATTSSQAQEWRREAEKRVEEHREKFDQTLHREFQNIGFEKLSIDELREWSPFHWPLEFADVFSEGGFNIIIGNPPWDMLYANRDDFFIRYDERFSTYPSNTKDQVMERLLSNEGVEQAWESYQEQINARADYFTKGETYELQSPVVGGRTMPTKNELSALFLERIYSLCRDGVEVSLLLPGSILGSVMGKDLRMYLLNNADIRDIVGFENQGIFEDIGSMVRFAILSFRYGGETEQLRGIFNQNDLTVLERIDDVAANIPRDVLVRYSPEGRLFPSVTSQREVDVMMKVVQQPTLDREIEGAWSVAMLTKEFVESTDKDRLLTSPDDADYPVIGGKNIQQFEYDNTHTTNLKGPKYWSRGMYDPPNSAQYRVREKKFNRGNLKRAIYDAFGGEDTSKSQVQFVDNLLEEYRGHGLEEEDVLLDCSEYRIAIRDISRARNERTIMACVIPKEIVCLHTINTLKPFKIEPEESHLSESPLRSIYKHRFTDKELFTATGLLNSIPFDFLMRTKVESHIIKREFLESQMPRLTSGDDWFHYISERASRLNCYGEEFAEMRERLGGIEPATEHEERRELQAEIDAAAFHAYGVERRDVQFVLDDFHRVSNPRLMTEEYFGMVFEKFDVLAEEGPFE; this is encoded by the coding sequence ATGACCCTCCAGCAGATTACGGCGGAGGACATCGCGGGGTGGGACTCACTCGACGATATCGCCTCCTCCTTCGAGAAGCGGGGCCTGAAGCCGCGGCCGAAACTCGGGGACGAGAACGAACTCGTCCTCCAGCTTACCGACGACGAGTTCATCGTTCTCGTCGAAGCCGGGGCCGGAGAGTCGGCGACGGATTTCAAACCCGACAACCGGAACCGCCGGACCAATCTCGTCGCGACCAACGACTACGAGGAGTTCACCTTCCTCACGCGGATTCGCAGCTGGGAGGGCCAGCAACACGGCCGCATCAAGCACCAGAAGCTCTCGTTCACGAAGGCTCAGATGACGAGCGAGCGCGGCGAGAAGAACACTGTCCTCCAGAAACTCAACAGTATCGAGTACGGCTCTGTCGAGGCGATTCAGGACTCGCTCTACGACACGAAGCAGGTGGTCAAGGAGTTCTACCAGCAGTTCGAAGCCCTTCGGACCGACCTCGTGCAGGAGGTTGCCGGCATTCCAGACGACCGCGGCGATGCCAAGCAGCGGTACGTCCAGGTCATCCTCGACCGGATGATCTTCCTCTACTTCATCCAGGAGAAACGGCTCCTCGATCGGGACACGAACTACCTCCACGAGAAGCACGAGGCCATCGTTGACGATGAGGGCGATGTCTACGCAGAGTTCTACCACCCGCTGTTCTTCGAGATGCTCGCCGAGGGCAAGCAGGACCCCGACTTCGGGAGCCTGCCGTACCTGAACGGTGGTTTGTTCTCGACGAATCCCGTCGAGGAGGAGTTCGAGGACGCGCGTCTGGGTGGGTCACCTGAGCGGACCAACGAGCTGTTCGGCGACATTCTGGACTTCCTCTCTGACTGGAACTGGAACGTCGACGAGCGGCTGGATATCGTCGATCCGAAGAACCTCTCACCGGCGATTCTCGGCCACATCTTCGAGCAGACGGTGAATCAGAAGGAGATGGGGGCGTACTACACGCCAGAGGAGATCACGGGGTTCATGGCCCGACGGACGATCCATCCGTATCTCCTCGACCAGCTCAACGAGGCCGTTGATGCCGAATACGACGGGGTTGACGATGTGTTTGGATTCTCCAGTATTAAGTCTCGGGAGGGAGCGGAGGCGCTTGCTGATGGGGGTTCAGTAACTGCTCAAGCACCGATTGAAAATGTCGAAACGAAGCACGTGGAGGCGCTCTATCACGACATACTGACCGAAGCACGTATTCTCGATCCGGCTGTTGGGAGCGGAGCCTTCCTCCTCGCGGCACAGGAGGTACTACTGGATATCTATATGCAGTGCATCGAATACTTCCAACAGCTAGATGCCGAAGGAAGAGGATGGGAACTGGAGAATCGTACTCGTGAAGAGTTGGAGAGCATCGGAGAACGTCAAGGAGGGACGACTCTCTACGCAAAGCGGTCGATAATTCTGAATAACCTCTACGGAGTGGATATTGACGAGGGAGCTGTTGAAATCTGTAAGCTTCGTCTCTGGCTGTCGATGGTCGCTGATATTGAGGATGAGCCTACTGAAGTGGAACCTCTACCCAATATCGACTTCAACATCCGACAGGGGAATTCGCTCATTGGCCATGTTGATACAAGTGTAGTCCAAAATGAAGGGGGTAATACCGACCTCAGCTCATGGGGGAGAAAAATTCGATTTGAAAACATAGAGAAAGCTATTCGTAACCACAAACAGGCAACGACCAGTTCACAGGCACAGGAATGGCGTAGAGAGGCAGAGAAACGAGTCGAAGAACATCGTGAAAAGTTTGATCAGACGCTTCACAGGGAATTCCAGAACATCGGCTTTGAGAAGTTATCTATAGATGAACTGCGCGAGTGGTCTCCTTTCCATTGGCCACTTGAATTCGCGGATGTGTTTAGCGAAGGTGGATTCAATATCATCATCGGGAATCCCCCGTGGGATATGCTCTATGCCAACCGTGACGATTTCTTCATCCGTTATGATGAGCGATTCAGTACCTACCCATCCAATACCAAGGATCAGGTGATGGAGCGACTTCTCTCAAATGAGGGGGTAGAGCAAGCGTGGGAGTCGTATCAGGAGCAAATAAACGCCCGTGCTGATTACTTCACGAAGGGTGAGACGTACGAATTGCAGTCACCTGTTGTTGGTGGCCGAACGATGCCTACAAAGAATGAATTGTCTGCTCTATTCTTAGAGCGGATCTACTCTCTTTGCCGAGACGGGGTTGAAGTCAGTCTGCTTCTTCCGGGGTCTATTCTCGGTAGTGTGATGGGTAAAGATCTCCGAATGTATCTATTGAACAATGCTGATATACGAGATATTGTTGGATTTGAGAACCAAGGTATTTTCGAGGATATCGGGAGCATGGTTCGCTTCGCTATCCTCTCATTCAGGTATGGTGGGGAGACAGAGCAATTGCGCGGTATATTCAACCAGAACGACCTGACTGTTTTAGAGCGGATTGACGATGTAGCTGCGAATATCCCTCGTGATGTTCTTGTTAGGTATTCGCCCGAAGGGAGGCTATTCCCATCTGTCACGTCACAAAGAGAGGTGGACGTGATGATGAAGGTCGTGCAACAGCCGACGCTTGACAGAGAGATTGAGGGTGCATGGTCTGTGGCGATGCTTACTAAGGAATTCGTCGAATCGACTGATAAGGATCGACTGTTAACCTCCCCAGATGATGCAGACTACCCTGTTATCGGCGGCAAGAATATTCAGCAGTTTGAGTACGACAATACCCATACCACGAATCTGAAGGGGCCGAAGTACTGGAGTCGTGGGATGTACGACCCCCCTAATAGTGCCCAATACCGGGTTCGAGAAAAGAAATTCAATCGAGGAAACCTAAAGCGGGCAATCTACGACGCATTTGGTGGAGAGGACACTAGCAAATCTCAAGTCCAATTCGTTGACAATCTGTTGGAAGAATACCGTGGACATGGACTTGAAGAAGAGGATGTCCTACTCGATTGTTCGGAATATCGGATTGCTATTAGAGATATATCTAGAGCGCGGAACGAGCGGACTATAATGGCCTGCGTCATCCCGAAGGAGATCGTTTGTCTCCACACTATCAATACGCTCAAGCCATTCAAAATAGAGCCTGAAGAGTCTCACCTCTCAGAATCGCCTCTACGATCGATTTATAAACATCGGTTTACTGACAAGGAATTGTTCACCGCGACGGGATTGCTAAATAGCATCCCCTTTGATTTCCTGATGCGAACCAAGGTTGAGTCGCACATTATCAAGCGAGAATTTCTTGAATCTCAGATGCCTCGACTAACTTCTGGTGACGACTGGTTCCACTACATCTCTGAGCGAGCGTCTCGGTTGAACTGCTACGGTGAGGAATTCGCAGAGATGCGGGAACGGCTCGGTGGAATTGAGCCCGCAACGGAGCACGAAGAACGCCGAGAGCTACAGGCCGAAATTGACGCTGCTGCGTTCCACGCGTACGGGGTGGAACGCCGTGACGTACAGTTCGTCCTTGATGACTTCCATCGAGTTAGCAATCCACGACTCATGACGGAGGAGTACTTCGGTATGGTGTTTGAGAAGTTCGACGTGCTCGCTGAAGAGGGCCCATTCGAGTAG